A window from Zingiber officinale cultivar Zhangliang chromosome 7A, Zo_v1.1, whole genome shotgun sequence encodes these proteins:
- the LOC122001898 gene encoding prosaposin-like isoform X3, producing MKFSVRIYIRLYRLPVGTLGSPSDFPSPSLICLSEISRSKIAMGSRLSFMLLMLAVSLVSVNGRNGVIFNDLVAVLQKDSGVESQSDVRRNQKFCTLCEDYASQALNYIGNNETQSEILSRLNRVCSRFHFYEKECNSLVDQYVSFVFLEVSRITPEQLCEKVNLCGEETGLLKLPKQENTCNLCHIVVVQTLIKLKDPDTQLDVADILLKICSSLGNYGPQCQMLVFKFLPQILIDVQTFLETTDICTAIHVCEDNEHSTGSMIADA from the exons ATGAAATTTTCTGTTCGTATTTATATAAGATTATATAGGTTACCTGTAGGGACGCTCGGTTCCCCATCCGACTTCCCTTCACCTTCCTTGATTTGCTTATCCGAAATCTCGCGCTCGAAG ATTGCTATGGGCTCAAgattaagttttatgcttctgaTGCTGGCAGTTAGCTTAGTCTCTGTAAATGGCAGAAATGGGGTTATCTTCAATGATTTAG TTGCAGTTCTCCAAAAGGATAGTGGAGTAGAAAGTCAAAGTGATGTCAGAAGAAACCAAAAATTTTGCACACTTTGTGAAGATTATGCTTCCCAGGCTTTAAACTACATTGGCAACAATGAAACTCAAAGTGAGATTCTTAGTAGACTTAACAGAGTATGCTCTCGTTTTCATTTTTATGAGAAAGAG TGCAATTCATTGGTAGATCAGTATGTGTCATTTGTTTTCCTGGAGGTTTCAAGAATAACTCCTGAGCAATTATGTGAAAAAGTGAATCTCTGTGGGGAGGAGACTGGTCTTTTGAAACTGCCAAAGCAAGAGAATACCTGCAACCTTTGCCATATTGTTGTTGTACAGACTCTTATCAAGTTGAAAGATCCGGATACTCAG CTTGATGTGGCAGACATTCTTCTTAAGATATGCAGTTCATTGGGAAATTATGGTCCACAG TGCCAGATGTTGGTCTTCAAATTTCTCCCGCAAATCCTGATCGATGTCCAGACATTTCTCGAGACAACAGACATCTGCACTGCCATACACGTTTGTGAAGACAATGAACATAGCACTGGATCAATGATTGCTGATGCTTGA
- the LOC122001898 gene encoding prosaposin-like isoform X4, whose translation MKFSVRIYIRLYRLPVGTLGSPSDFPSPSLICLSEISRSKIAMGSRLSFMLLMLAVSLVSVNGRNGVIFNDLVLQKDSGVESQSDVRRNQKFCTLCEDYASQALNYIGNNETQSEILSRLNRVCSRFHFYEKECNSLVDQYVSFVFLEVSRITPEQLCEKVNLCGEETGLLKLPKQENTCNLCHIVVVQTLIKLKDPDTQLDVADILLKICSSLGNYGPQCQMLVFKFLPQILIDVQTFLETTDICTAIHVCEDNEHSTGSMIADA comes from the exons ATGAAATTTTCTGTTCGTATTTATATAAGATTATATAGGTTACCTGTAGGGACGCTCGGTTCCCCATCCGACTTCCCTTCACCTTCCTTGATTTGCTTATCCGAAATCTCGCGCTCGAAG ATTGCTATGGGCTCAAgattaagttttatgcttctgaTGCTGGCAGTTAGCTTAGTCTCTGTAAATGGCAGAAATGGGGTTATCTTCAATGATTTAG TTCTCCAAAAGGATAGTGGAGTAGAAAGTCAAAGTGATGTCAGAAGAAACCAAAAATTTTGCACACTTTGTGAAGATTATGCTTCCCAGGCTTTAAACTACATTGGCAACAATGAAACTCAAAGTGAGATTCTTAGTAGACTTAACAGAGTATGCTCTCGTTTTCATTTTTATGAGAAAGAG TGCAATTCATTGGTAGATCAGTATGTGTCATTTGTTTTCCTGGAGGTTTCAAGAATAACTCCTGAGCAATTATGTGAAAAAGTGAATCTCTGTGGGGAGGAGACTGGTCTTTTGAAACTGCCAAAGCAAGAGAATACCTGCAACCTTTGCCATATTGTTGTTGTACAGACTCTTATCAAGTTGAAAGATCCGGATACTCAG CTTGATGTGGCAGACATTCTTCTTAAGATATGCAGTTCATTGGGAAATTATGGTCCACAG TGCCAGATGTTGGTCTTCAAATTTCTCCCGCAAATCCTGATCGATGTCCAGACATTTCTCGAGACAACAGACATCTGCACTGCCATACACGTTTGTGAAGACAATGAACATAGCACTGGATCAATGATTGCTGATGCTTGA
- the LOC122000306 gene encoding ubiquinol-cytochrome c reductase complex 6.7 kDa protein-like, translated as MQTLLFSPNRSFWLWPDMAIGSAAAAGSGLFNFLRPRLRPQPTDVTAAATWGVAATVTALWLIQSFDWLKKQLFEKNRVWELIEDMSK; from the exons ATGCAGACTCTCCTCTTCTCACCTAATCGATCGTTTTGGCTGTGGCCAGATATGGCAATTggatccgccgccgccgccggatCAGGTCTGTTCAACTTCCTCCGGCCGCGCCTCCGACCGCAACCAACGGACGTCACCGCCGCAGCCACCTGGGGTGTGGCTGCCACTGTCACCGCCCTCTGGCTCATCCAG TCTTTTGATTGGTTGAAGAAACAACTTTTCGAAAAAAACAGAGTCTGGGAGTTAATCGAAGACATGTCTAAATAA
- the LOC122001898 gene encoding prosaposin-like isoform X5 — protein MGSRLSFMLLMLAVSLVSVNGRNGVIFNDLVAVLQKDSGVESQSDVRRNQKFCTLCEDYASQALNYIGNNETQSEILSRLNRVCSRFHFYEKECNSLVDQYVSFVFLEVSRITPEQLCEKVNLCGEETGLLKLPKQENTCNLCHIVVVQTLIKLKDPDTQLDVADILLKICSSLGNYGPQCQMLVFKFLPQILIDVQTFLETTDICTAIHVCEDNEHSTGSMIADA, from the exons ATGGGCTCAAgattaagttttatgcttctgaTGCTGGCAGTTAGCTTAGTCTCTGTAAATGGCAGAAATGGGGTTATCTTCAATGATTTAG TTGCAGTTCTCCAAAAGGATAGTGGAGTAGAAAGTCAAAGTGATGTCAGAAGAAACCAAAAATTTTGCACACTTTGTGAAGATTATGCTTCCCAGGCTTTAAACTACATTGGCAACAATGAAACTCAAAGTGAGATTCTTAGTAGACTTAACAGAGTATGCTCTCGTTTTCATTTTTATGAGAAAGAG TGCAATTCATTGGTAGATCAGTATGTGTCATTTGTTTTCCTGGAGGTTTCAAGAATAACTCCTGAGCAATTATGTGAAAAAGTGAATCTCTGTGGGGAGGAGACTGGTCTTTTGAAACTGCCAAAGCAAGAGAATACCTGCAACCTTTGCCATATTGTTGTTGTACAGACTCTTATCAAGTTGAAAGATCCGGATACTCAG CTTGATGTGGCAGACATTCTTCTTAAGATATGCAGTTCATTGGGAAATTATGGTCCACAG TGCCAGATGTTGGTCTTCAAATTTCTCCCGCAAATCCTGATCGATGTCCAGACATTTCTCGAGACAACAGACATCTGCACTGCCATACACGTTTGTGAAGACAATGAACATAGCACTGGATCAATGATTGCTGATGCTTGA
- the LOC122001897 gene encoding uncharacterized protein LOC122001897: protein MAILGSGIASDGSAATPSSLLKEDGFDESKDGPKEVKLRDLESVLQVQEVGNQPSNSSTINEAKVLRCQPKEGNSLISVAAESLFLDKLASKSTNDSSAEKVSSHLTLGPPEPSKECEQTRVNIGLGVDLNYDHPSHIAEYDPFNPFKKLVEIKSADASECGSTTGPMEESEPLRKWKQMKQNGFLSYSHSGIAVPKQSSQPRKRKSDRSQSKSEFSKKEQISRFANLAAPSGLLSGLNPGIINHVRNTKQVHSIIKAVVKSEKHDGQIRNRISDQVGRGTKEIIGRRKDHIHNNVSTSTHNPCISPSMEYLSKENETEMAKHNFHQGACATSQLTSGCEDDALTLKLSSTATLVSEIASSGAHDHFSENQQNLDSLSIEAAKIASQWLDLLQQDIKGRLAALRRSKKRVKNVILTELPYLISKEFAPNQENEPHSSQSSEFACSTKEMHVSRWKSLFSQMDRALSEEGKQLENWLKQVQEMQLHCENGLKFVGSSVSSHLISADNPSKFNTPEALELKYAVWAAAASIYSTCNLITKTDKS, encoded by the exons ATGGCCATTCTTGGCTCAGGAATAGCGTCGGATGGATCAGCCGCTACTCCCAGCTCTCTGCTCAAG GAGGACGGCTTCGATGAGTCGAAAGATGGGCCGAAAGAAGTCAAGCTGCGAGATCTGGAGTCGGTGCTTCAGGTCCAAG AAGTTGGGAACCAACCTTCAAATTCGTCAACCATAAATGAAGCCAAGGTACTTCGATGCCAACCAAAAGAAGGAAATTCGTTAATCTCAGTAGCTGCTGAATCATTATTTTTGGATAAGCTTGCATCAAAGAGTACAAATGATAGTTCAGCTGAAAAAGTTTCTTCTCATCTAACACTGGGTCCTCCTGAACCTAGTAAAGAGTGTGAGCAAACTAGAGTTAACATTGGCCTTGGAGTGGATCTCAATTATGATCATCCCTCACATATAGCAGAATACGATCCATTTAATCCCTTCAAGAAGTTGGTAGAAATCAAGTCTGCAGATGCTTCTGAGTGTGGAAGTACCACAGGTCCTATGGAGGAAAGCGAACCTTTGAGGAAGTGGAAACAGATGAAACAAAATGGCTTTCTTTCATATTCACACAGTGGCATAGCAGTGCCCAAACAGAGCAGTCAGCCAAGAAAGAGAAAATCTGATAGAAGTCAAAGCAAGAGTGAGTTTTCAAAAAAAGAGCAGATTAGTAGGTTCGCAAATCTTGCTGCACCAAGTGGATTACTTTCTGGATTAAATCCAGGAATAATCAACCATGTAAGAAATACAAAGCAAGTTCACTCCATTATAAAAGCTGTCGTGAAATCAGAGAAACATGATGGACAAATTCGGAATAGAATTAGTGACCAAGTAGGTAGAGGGACTAAAGAAATTATTGGCAGAAGGAAGGATCATATTCACAACAATGTTTCAACATCTACACATAATCCATGTATTTCTCCAAGCATGGAGTATCTAAGTAAGGAGAATGAAACAGAGATGGCTAAACACAATTTTCATCAAGGAGCTTGTGCAACTTCACAGCTGACCTCTGGATGCGAGGATGATGCACTAACATTGAAACTCTCATCAACTGCTACTTTGGTTTCAGAAATTGCTAGCAGCGGAGCACATGATCATTTTTCTGAAAATCAGCAAAATCTTGATTCTTTGTCTATAGAAG CTGCTAAAATTGCATCTCAGTGGTTAGACCTTCTTCAACAGGATATCAAAGGGCGCCTTGCTG CACTAAGGCGTAGCAAGAAGAGGGTAAAGAATGTCATACTGACTGAACTACCATACTTGATTTCCAAAGAATTTGCACCCAATCAAGAAAATGAACCTCATTCTTCACAATCATCTGAGTTTGCTTGTTCAACCAAAGAGATGCATGTGTCACGTTGGAAGTCACTTTTCAGTCAGATGGATAGAGCACTgtctgaagagggaaaacaacTT GAGAATTGGTTAAAACAAGTTCAAGAAATGCAACTACACTGTGAGAACGGTCTTAAGTTTGTCGGCTCATCCGTTTCTTCACATTTAATTTCAGCGGACAATCCAAG TAAATTTAATACACCTGAGGCTTTGGAGCTTAAGTATGCGGTGTGGGCCGCTGCAGCTTCCATATACTCTACCTGCAACTTAATCACGAAAACAGATAAGTCGTGA
- the LOC122001898 gene encoding prosaposin-like isoform X2, which translates to MKFSVRIYIRLYRLPVGTLGSPSDFPSPSLICLSEISRSKVSPRYDFVDLLPIAMGSRLSFMLLMLAVSLVSVNGRNGVIFNDLVLQKDSGVESQSDVRRNQKFCTLCEDYASQALNYIGNNETQSEILSRLNRVCSRFHFYEKECNSLVDQYVSFVFLEVSRITPEQLCEKVNLCGEETGLLKLPKQENTCNLCHIVVVQTLIKLKDPDTQLDVADILLKICSSLGNYGPQCQMLVFKFLPQILIDVQTFLETTDICTAIHVCEDNEHSTGSMIADA; encoded by the exons ATGAAATTTTCTGTTCGTATTTATATAAGATTATATAGGTTACCTGTAGGGACGCTCGGTTCCCCATCCGACTTCCCTTCACCTTCCTTGATTTGCTTATCCGAAATCTCGCGCTCGAAG GTTTCTCCCAGATACGACTTTGTAGATCTTCTACCC ATTGCTATGGGCTCAAgattaagttttatgcttctgaTGCTGGCAGTTAGCTTAGTCTCTGTAAATGGCAGAAATGGGGTTATCTTCAATGATTTAG TTCTCCAAAAGGATAGTGGAGTAGAAAGTCAAAGTGATGTCAGAAGAAACCAAAAATTTTGCACACTTTGTGAAGATTATGCTTCCCAGGCTTTAAACTACATTGGCAACAATGAAACTCAAAGTGAGATTCTTAGTAGACTTAACAGAGTATGCTCTCGTTTTCATTTTTATGAGAAAGAG TGCAATTCATTGGTAGATCAGTATGTGTCATTTGTTTTCCTGGAGGTTTCAAGAATAACTCCTGAGCAATTATGTGAAAAAGTGAATCTCTGTGGGGAGGAGACTGGTCTTTTGAAACTGCCAAAGCAAGAGAATACCTGCAACCTTTGCCATATTGTTGTTGTACAGACTCTTATCAAGTTGAAAGATCCGGATACTCAG CTTGATGTGGCAGACATTCTTCTTAAGATATGCAGTTCATTGGGAAATTATGGTCCACAG TGCCAGATGTTGGTCTTCAAATTTCTCCCGCAAATCCTGATCGATGTCCAGACATTTCTCGAGACAACAGACATCTGCACTGCCATACACGTTTGTGAAGACAATGAACATAGCACTGGATCAATGATTGCTGATGCTTGA
- the LOC122001898 gene encoding prosaposin-like isoform X6 yields the protein MGSRLSFMLLMLAVSLVSVNGRNGVIFNDLVLQKDSGVESQSDVRRNQKFCTLCEDYASQALNYIGNNETQSEILSRLNRVCSRFHFYEKECNSLVDQYVSFVFLEVSRITPEQLCEKVNLCGEETGLLKLPKQENTCNLCHIVVVQTLIKLKDPDTQLDVADILLKICSSLGNYGPQCQMLVFKFLPQILIDVQTFLETTDICTAIHVCEDNEHSTGSMIADA from the exons ATGGGCTCAAgattaagttttatgcttctgaTGCTGGCAGTTAGCTTAGTCTCTGTAAATGGCAGAAATGGGGTTATCTTCAATGATTTAG TTCTCCAAAAGGATAGTGGAGTAGAAAGTCAAAGTGATGTCAGAAGAAACCAAAAATTTTGCACACTTTGTGAAGATTATGCTTCCCAGGCTTTAAACTACATTGGCAACAATGAAACTCAAAGTGAGATTCTTAGTAGACTTAACAGAGTATGCTCTCGTTTTCATTTTTATGAGAAAGAG TGCAATTCATTGGTAGATCAGTATGTGTCATTTGTTTTCCTGGAGGTTTCAAGAATAACTCCTGAGCAATTATGTGAAAAAGTGAATCTCTGTGGGGAGGAGACTGGTCTTTTGAAACTGCCAAAGCAAGAGAATACCTGCAACCTTTGCCATATTGTTGTTGTACAGACTCTTATCAAGTTGAAAGATCCGGATACTCAG CTTGATGTGGCAGACATTCTTCTTAAGATATGCAGTTCATTGGGAAATTATGGTCCACAG TGCCAGATGTTGGTCTTCAAATTTCTCCCGCAAATCCTGATCGATGTCCAGACATTTCTCGAGACAACAGACATCTGCACTGCCATACACGTTTGTGAAGACAATGAACATAGCACTGGATCAATGATTGCTGATGCTTGA
- the LOC122001898 gene encoding prosaposin-like isoform X1 — MKFSVRIYIRLYRLPVGTLGSPSDFPSPSLICLSEISRSKVSPRYDFVDLLPIAMGSRLSFMLLMLAVSLVSVNGRNGVIFNDLVAVLQKDSGVESQSDVRRNQKFCTLCEDYASQALNYIGNNETQSEILSRLNRVCSRFHFYEKECNSLVDQYVSFVFLEVSRITPEQLCEKVNLCGEETGLLKLPKQENTCNLCHIVVVQTLIKLKDPDTQLDVADILLKICSSLGNYGPQCQMLVFKFLPQILIDVQTFLETTDICTAIHVCEDNEHSTGSMIADA, encoded by the exons ATGAAATTTTCTGTTCGTATTTATATAAGATTATATAGGTTACCTGTAGGGACGCTCGGTTCCCCATCCGACTTCCCTTCACCTTCCTTGATTTGCTTATCCGAAATCTCGCGCTCGAAG GTTTCTCCCAGATACGACTTTGTAGATCTTCTACCC ATTGCTATGGGCTCAAgattaagttttatgcttctgaTGCTGGCAGTTAGCTTAGTCTCTGTAAATGGCAGAAATGGGGTTATCTTCAATGATTTAG TTGCAGTTCTCCAAAAGGATAGTGGAGTAGAAAGTCAAAGTGATGTCAGAAGAAACCAAAAATTTTGCACACTTTGTGAAGATTATGCTTCCCAGGCTTTAAACTACATTGGCAACAATGAAACTCAAAGTGAGATTCTTAGTAGACTTAACAGAGTATGCTCTCGTTTTCATTTTTATGAGAAAGAG TGCAATTCATTGGTAGATCAGTATGTGTCATTTGTTTTCCTGGAGGTTTCAAGAATAACTCCTGAGCAATTATGTGAAAAAGTGAATCTCTGTGGGGAGGAGACTGGTCTTTTGAAACTGCCAAAGCAAGAGAATACCTGCAACCTTTGCCATATTGTTGTTGTACAGACTCTTATCAAGTTGAAAGATCCGGATACTCAG CTTGATGTGGCAGACATTCTTCTTAAGATATGCAGTTCATTGGGAAATTATGGTCCACAG TGCCAGATGTTGGTCTTCAAATTTCTCCCGCAAATCCTGATCGATGTCCAGACATTTCTCGAGACAACAGACATCTGCACTGCCATACACGTTTGTGAAGACAATGAACATAGCACTGGATCAATGATTGCTGATGCTTGA